A region of the Montipora foliosa isolate CH-2021 chromosome 8, ASM3666993v2, whole genome shotgun sequence genome:
caacatggcggtcgtgacgtcatgtgaaaaccgagaatagctatagtacaataaaattcagtaCCTACTGTTTTACAAGGTTGCCGTGTGATAGCCCAATCCTAATTTTCATAAAATCTATTtacttctttttaaaaagatttaaCTGAATGATTCGATCGTACGTAAATTGTTGGGTAAGTTGTTCCATTGTGAGGCCGCACTGTAGCTAaaactttttttgaaatagttggtGTTTGGTTTGGGCAAATTAAGCTTCATTTCTAAATCCTGGCTTTGTATTTTGTCTTTTCCCCTTTCGAGACGATGCTCTTAGACCGTATCTGTGGATAACAGACAAGAGGTCTCCTCTAATTCAAACAAGTTTCATGTTTCAGCCGGGCGTTTGCCCTCAGTTTGCCTTAGTTTGGGTTGTCAGCGGTCGGTGAGTAAAGATTGCGTTCTTCTTTGCTCCGTAAATTTGtagagttttttctctttttttttgtatctgtGTGTAAGTGTTTGAAGTTTCTACTAATATGGGTTTGGTAGATAGTTGATGTAGCAGATTGTGTTGTAGTTGCGTATTGTTGTGTGTGTCACTTGTTTGTCCGACCTGTCTTTGAAACtagtcttttttgttttggctttctaCTTTCGTTAGCTTTCAGAGTTATTAAGGGAGCCATTACCCTTTTTATAATTTCATTTCCTTGTACTTTGTTCTGTTAggaaaaaaggtaataaagttgttgttgtttgccgCGCCGTTTTTCTGTGAACGCGATGCTCAATGTCTTCGATAACTCGGTATGCTAAAATGCTTTACAATGTTACAACGGTGAATACATCGAAGCTACACATGCCTAATCATATGGGATCCTTCTAATATAAAGTATTTTTGGGGGCATTTTTAACAGACTGCTTTTGTTATAGACGACACAAAATCTGAGGCGCGTACTTTCGGAATATAGACAAACACGGCAAATCGGGAACCCTCGATTGGTGTCTGGGTTCTTCAACGTCCCAAAAACAAGCCGtacagtttctttttcttctttgagaAAAGTGGAGGGTAAATTCATTTAAAACGTTTTCCTCCTTTATAAGACTTTAACCGTTGGTACGGAAGGCGTTTGATCTATGTATGGTTGCACGGGAGAGGGATGGTGCTTCGCCACCTGTGCTAGCTCGTCggcaaaaaaggcaaattgctaTCATCTCGTACTGCAGTCATTGTTTTTCTGACGGATGTGCGAGACTTTGTAGGCCTACCCCATACCCGAGTAGGGGTCCAAGTAGCtactaccatatatggacaatGACACGTGGGAGAACCTTAGAGGGAAAGTTGAGATAGGAACATTTTGCtgtggtgaaaaagaaagtGAAACGTTGCCTTCTTTTAGTGTGCGGAGTGTACTGGTCAGGAAACTTAGAATTGATAGACATCTCAGTAAACTGTAGCACTTTAATTATTGacataacaacaataataacaatctcGTTAAAATATGCTCTGGATTACAAAGCAAACACTCTCATACGGTATTTACAGAAATGTCATTTTAAAAGCTAGAAAGGTACTTGGATTGATTCATCTTTGTTCCTTTGCGTTCCAGGTCTTTGATGGAACGTTGTCAAAAAATTTTCCCCTTGTTTAAAGGAATcctttaacttttattttgatCTAATTACCTCGCTTGCAACAAATTACTGGGCAGTTAGGAGCACAAGTCGGGGGTGCACATGTTGGGGGGCAAATTGGtggtgggggagggggtggtgggGGTGGCGGCGGTGGGGGAGGAggaggtggtggtggtggtgctGGACAGCAGACAGGTGCACAAGATGGCTGACAAATTTGAATCGACGGAGGAGGTGGAGGAGGTGGAGGTATCATAACAGGGGGCTGACAGCAGCTTGGTTGGCAGGGTGGTGCACAGACTTGCATGCACATCGGAGGGCACGGGGGTGGGGGTGGTGGGGGCTCAAGTGGAGGTGGAGGGATGGCAGGGCCGGGCTCGTAGCGTGGTCTTGGAACCCAGTGCTCGGGACCTGGTGGACGAATGCAAGGTGGGGGACATGTTGCCTCCGCTGTGGAAAATAAGGAGAATAAATTCAGAAGTGTTATCATGTCGTAAAGCAAGTAAAATTTGCACAGGGTACATGTTCTCGAATATTACGAAGGTCTACCCCTTGGATATCACTAACTGAATTTGTAATTGATTGAATGATGGAACAAGAGACGAATCAAAGACGGAAAGTGACCTGGTGGTGATGGTTCTTCTCCGCTTCCGCTTTCTGCGCCACTCCCGGAATCATCTGTGAATCAAAGGCAAAACGTTTTTAACAAGGAATCCGAAAATGCAATCATTAATGCCATTTGTCCAACGCATCAGCTCAAATTTTCTCAGGACGTTGTGCGGGGAAGCGATTAACATTTTTATGGATCTACTGTGATAGACAagtattttacctttttttttttcatgttatgATCTCCGCTAACTTATTGAGAATATATAATGGCGCTGTATGAGAGACACGTTTCTTTTACGTCATCTCAAGACAAGACTATGTTGTAAAGTGTCGCCCTAAATATAGCGGAATTTTTAAGCAACCAATCGTGTACTCCTGCCGGTGTTCGTTGGATCAACTGGCTTGATTTTGATCCAATCCTAAACTCTCATTGCACCTGACGAAGGCTGGTCTGGCCAGCCGAAATAAAGTACATTTACTAAa
Encoded here:
- the LOC138012901 gene encoding uncharacterized protein, whose translation is MPLKLSLSAFLLALICISFTSDLVTSRSLKDLSRFPKEEDNDLEANSDDYSDPNESQYDEDEATNTDVDEDASDDDENVPNEDAVKRGSLSRDNKLEDDSGSGAESGSGEEPSPPAEATCPPPCIRPPGPEHWVPRPRYEPGPAIPPPPLEPPPPPPPCPPMCMQVCAPPCQPSCCQPPVMIPPPPPPPPSIQICQPSCAPVCCPAPPPPPPPPPPPPPPPPPPPPPICPPTCAPPTCAPNCPVICCKRGN